GGTGGTGCGCTGGGACTGCCCGTGGATCGCCAACCCGGCCCCCGAGGTGCGCACCCCCGACATCGAGGGCGTGGTCGCGCTGCTCAAGGGGATTCGCGCCGACGTGGCACTCGTCCTGACCTCGTTCCACCAGAGCGCGCTGCCGCTGGCCCTGATGCTCCGGCTCGCCGGCGTGCCGAAGATCGTCGCGCGCTCCACCGACTACCCGGGTTCGCTGCTGGACGTCCGGCTGCGCGACGACCCGGACGTCCCGGAGGCCGAACGCGCGCTGGAGGTCGCCCGCGCCGCCGGTTTCGAGCTGCCGCCGGGCGACGACGGCCGACTGCTGGTCAGGCCGCTGCCCGAGCCGGCCGAGGTCGGGCCGTACGTGGTGGTGCACCCCGGTGCCTCCGTGCCCGCCCGCGCCTGGTCGCCGGACCGGTGCGCGCGGGCCGTGGTCGCGCTCGCCGAGGCGGGGCACCGGGTGCTGGTCACCGGCGGTCCGAACGAGGTGGAGCTGACCGGGTACGTGGCCGGCGCCCACGGCGTGGACCTGGGCGGGCGCACCACCTTCGCCGAGCTGGCCGGGGTGCTGGCCCGCGCGGACGCCGTGGTGGTCGGCAACACCGGCCCGGCGCACCTGGCCGCGGCCGTGGGCACGCCCGTGGTGTCGCTGTTCGCGCCGGTCGTGCCGGCCGTCCGCTGGGCCCCGTACGGCCGCCACGTGCTGCTGGGCGACCAGGAGGCCCCGTGCAAGGACTCCCGGGCGCGCGAGTGCCCGATCCCCGGGCACCCGTGCCTGGACCAGGTGACGCCCGACCGGGTCGTCGCCGCCGTCGCCGAACTAGTGGGGGTGCGGACGTGAAGATCCTCCTGTGGCACGTGCACGGCTCGTGGACGAACGCCTTCGTCCGCGGCGGGCACGAGTACCTGCTGCCCGGACCGCCCGAGGGCATCGGGCTCTCCGGCCGGGACTGGCCGAACGCCCGCGAGGTCGACCTGTCCGAAGTGGACGCCGATGTCGCGGTCATCCAGCGGCCCGAGGAGATCGGCCACGTGCCGGGTGGAATACCGGTCGTCTACCTGGAGCACAACACGCCCAGGCACCCCAACCAGCCGCACCCGTTGAAGGACTGGGACGGCACCATCGTCCACGTCACCCACTTCAACGACCTGATGTGGGACTGCGGCAGCGCGCGCACCACCGTCATCGAGCACGGCGTGGTGGACCCGGGCCACCTCTACAGCGGCGACCTGGCCCGGGCGGCCGTCGTGGTCAACGAGCCGGTGCGCCGCGGCCGGGTGGTCGGCACGGACCTGCTGCCGCGGTTCGCCGAGGTCGCGCCGCTGGACGTCTACGGCATGAAGACCGAGGAGCTGGGTGAGGTGGGCCGCGGCGACCACGACCTGGACTCCCTGCACCGCGAGCTGGCGCGGCGGCGCGTGTACCTCCACCCGGTGAGGTGGACGTCACTGGGGCTTTCGCTCATCGAGTCGATGCACCTGGGTATGCCGGTGGTCGCGCTCGCGTGCACCGAGGTGGTGCGCGCCGTGCCGCCCGAGGCGGGTGTGGTGTCCACCGACGTGGACGACCTCGTGCGCGGTCTGGCCGGGCTGGTGGCCGACCCCGCGCTGGCCCGGGAGAAGGGCAAGCAGGCCAGGGAGTTCGCCCTGGCGAATTACGGGCTCGATGCCTTCCTGCGGGCGTGGGACCGGTTGCTGACAGGAGTGTGCGGATGAGGATCGCGATGGTGTCCGAGCACGCGAGCCCGCTGGCGGCGCTGGGGGGTGTCGACGCGGGTGGTCAGAACGTGCACGTGGCCGCGCTCTCGGCGGCCCTGGCCGCGCTCGGCCACGACGTGGAGGTCTGCACCCGCCGCGACGACCCGGACCTGCCCGAGCGGGTGCGCACCGACCAGGGCTACGACGTGGTGCACGTGCCCGCCGGGCCGGAGGCGCCGCTGCCCAAGGACGAGCTGCTGCCGCACATGGGCGACTTCGCCCGGTTCCTGGAGCAGCGGTGGATCGCGCAGCGGCCCGACGTGGCGCACGGCCACTTCTGGATGTCCGGCCTGGCCTCGGTGCTCGCCGGCCGCAACGCCGGCGTCCCGGTGGTGCAGACCTACCACGCCCTGGGCACGGTCAAGCGCCGCCACCAGGGCGCCGGCGACACCAGCCCGCCGCAGCGCATCGGCATCGAGCGGATGATCGGCCGCGAGGCCGCGGCCGTCGCCGCCACCTGCGACGACGAGGTGGCCGAGCTGGTGCGCATGGGCGTGCCGCGGGCGAAGATCTCGGTCGTGCCGTGCGGCGTGGACCTCAAGCGGTTCCAGCCCGAGGGCCCGGTGGAGCGGCGCGACCACCCGCACCGGATCGTCTCGGTCGGCAGGCTGGTGCCGCGCAAGGGCTTCGAGGACCTGATCAGCGCGCTGCGGTCGCTGCCCTCGGCGGAGCTGGTCATCGCGGGCGGCCCGGTGGACGTGGCGTCGGACCCGGAGGCGAGGCGCCTGCTGGCCCACGCCGAGCGGGCCGGCGTGCGCGATCGGGTGCGGCTGGTCGGGCAGGTGTCGCGGGCCTCGATGCCCGCCCTGCTGCGCTCCGCGGACGTGGTGGCGTGCGTGCCGTGGTACGAGCCGTTCGGCATCGTGCCGCTGGAGGCCATGGCCTGCGGCAAGCCGGTGGTGGCCAGCGCGGTGGGCGGCCTGAGGGACACGGTCGTGCACAACGTCACCGGGGTGCTGGTGCCGCCGCGCGACCCGCTGGCGCTGGCGCGGGCGCTCGGCTCGCTGCTGGTCGACCGGGCGCGGCGGGAGGCGTGCGGCCTGGCGGGCCTGGACCGGGTCGCCGTCCGCTACGCCTGGGAGCGGGTCGCCGAGGACACCGAACGCGTCTACGAGCGGGCGACGGCGGGACGCGCCGTGGCCGTGGGAGGCACCCGATGAGCGTCGACACCCACCTCAACGGCCTGAACCAGACGCTGGTCGGGCTGCGCGCCCAGGCGCCGCGCCTGACCCGGTGGGGCGCGCTGCTGGCCCGCAGGCTCGGCGACGGCGGCCGGCTGCTCGCGGCGGGCAACGGCGGTTCGGCCGCCGAGGCGCAGCACCTGACCGCCGAGCTGGTGGGCCGCTTCCGCGACGACCGGCGGCCGTTCTCGGCGATCGCGCTGTGCGCCGAGTCCTCCAGCGTGACCGCGATCGGCAACGACTACGGCTACGAGCAGGTCTTCGCCCGGCAGGTCACCGCGCACGCCCGGCCCAACGACGTGGTGGTGCTGCTGTCCACCAGCGGGGCCAGCCCGAACCTGCTGGAGGCGGTGAAGGCGGGCAAGCAGGCCGGCGCGCACGTGTGGGCGATGACCGGGCCCGCGCCGAACCCGCTGGCCGAGGCCGCGGACGACGCGCTGTGCCTGACCGGCACCCCGGCCAACGTCCAGGAGGGGCAGCTGGTGGCCGTGCACGCGCTGTGCGCGGCGTTCGAGGCGGCGCTGCCCGTCGAGGAGCGGAGGGTGTCGTGAAGGTGACCGGGGAGGAGGGTGTCGTGGAGCGCGAGGAGCAGGAGCCCCGGGTGACGGCGTTCGCCACGCCGTGGAGGAGCCCGGCCGGCCGTCGGGTGCGAGCGGGCGAGCGGCCCGTGCGCCCGGTGGCGGGCGGGCGGGTCCGGGGGACGTCGTGAAGCTGGCCGTCGTGGGCGACTGCCTGCTCGACGTGGACGTGGTCGGCACCGTCGAGCGGGTCTGCCCCGACGCCCCCGCGCCCGTGCTGGACGTGGCCGAGGAGCGCGCCCGCCCCGGTGGCGCGGGCCTGGCCGCCTCGCTGGCCGCGGCCGACGGCGTGGACGTGACGCTGGTCAGCGCGATCGCCGACGACGCCGACGGGCACCGGCTGCGCGACGAGTTGGCGGGCCTGCCCGCGGTGCTCGGCCGCTCGCCCGCGCCCACCCCGGTCAAGACGCGGCTGCGCTGCGGCGCGCACTCGCTGGCCCGGGTCGACCGGGGCGGCGGCCCCGGCACGCCGGAGGTCACCGACGAGATGCTCGACGCCGTGCTGGACGCCGACTTCGTGCTGGTCTCCGACTACGGCCGCGGCCTGGTGCGCGACGAGCGGCTGCGCGCGGTGCTGGAGCGGGTGCCCGTGGTCTGGGACCCGCACCCGCGCGGCCCGGCGCCGGTGCCGGGTGCCCGCCTGGTCACCCCCAACGCGGCCGAGGCCAGGACCTTCAGCGGCCGGCCCGACCCGGCGGACGCGGGTTCCGCGCTGCGCGACCGGTGGCGGGCCCGCGCCGTGGTGGTGACCCTGGGGGCCAGGGGCGCGCTGCTCCACGCGGGCGGCACCCCGGTGGCCGTGCCCGCGCCGAACGTGCCGGTGCCGGACCCGTGCGGCGCGGGCGACCGGTTCGCCGCCACCGCCGCCGCCCGCCTGATGGCCGGCGCCGCGACCGACGACGCGGTGGCCGCCGCGGTCACCTCGGCCGCGGACTTCCTGCTGGCCGGCGGCGCGTCCGGGTTCCGGCCACCGCCGCGGGTGCCCGGCCCGAGGGCCGAACAGATGTCCACTGTGGACAAGGTGCGGGCGCGCGGCGGCGTGGTCGTCGCCACCGGCGGCTGCTTCGACCTGCTGCACGCGGGTCACGTCCGCACGCTGCGCGCCGCCCGGTCGCTGGGCGACTGCCTGGTGGTCTGCCTGAACTCCGACGCCTCGGTGCGCCGGCTCAAGGGACCGCGGCGCCCGGTCAACGGCGGGCAGGACCGGATCGAGGTGCTGCGCGCGCTGGGCTGCGTGGACGAGGTGGTCGTGTTCGACGAGGACACCCCGGAGCGGGTGCTCGCCACGCTGCGGCCGGACATCTGGGTCAAGGGCGGTGACTACTCCGCGGACTCGCTGCCGGAGGCCGACCTGGTGCGCGGGTGGGGCGGGCGCACCGTCGTCGTGCCCTACCACAGCGGCCGTTCCACCACAGACATGCTCACCAGGAGGGGTTGATGTTGGACCAGGTGCTCATCACGGGAGGCGCGTCCGGACTGGGCGCGGCGGTCGTGCACGCGGTGCACGAGCTGGGCGGCAGGCCGCTGGTGCTGGACAAGGCCGCGCCGTCGTCGCCGGAGGTCGCCGACTTCGAGTCGGTGGACCTGTCCGACACCAGGGCGGCCGAGCGCGCCGTCAAGGCCATCGCGGAGCGCAACGGCGGCCTGCGGGCCGTGGTGACCGCGGCCGGCATCGACGCGTGCGGCCGGCTCGACCAGGTGCCCGCCGGCGACTGGGAGCGGGTGGTGATGGTCAACCTGATGGGCACGGCGGCCGTGGTGCGCGCGGCGCTGCCGATGCTGGAGGGCGGCGGCCGGGTGGTCACCATCGCGTCCACGCTGGGCATCAAGGCGGTCGGCGACGCCACCGCGTACTGCGCCTCGAAGTTCGGCGTGGTCGGGTTCACCCGGGCGCTGGCGGCGGAGACCGCCGGGCGCGTCGGCGTGACCCTGGTGATCCCCGGCGGCATGCGGACCCACTTCTTCGACGACCGCGAGGAGCAGTACCGGCCGCCGGACGACAGCAGGCTCAACCCGCCGGAGCGGGTGGCCGACGCGATCGTGTTCGCGCTGCGCCAGCCCGAGGGCTGCGAGGTCCGCGAGCTGGTGATCGCGCACTGCGAGGAGGGGTCGTGGCCGTAGCCTCCCGGCTGGACACCGGCCTGGCGTTCACCAACGTGCTGCTGCCGACGCTGGCCAAGGGCGTGATCGTGCGCCGGTCCGGCGTCACCGCCCTGGCGGAGAAGGTGCAGGCCGACGCCCTGGCCGTGGCCACCGTGAAGCGGTTCCGCGCCCGCTACGGGCCGGAACCGCTCCGGCTGCGCGTCACCGGCCGCAGCATCGCGCTGGTGCTCGACGCGAGCGACGCGGCGCGCCTGCTCGCGGACTCGCCGGAGCCGTTCCGGCTCGACACCGTCGAGAAGCGGGCGGCGCTGGACCACTTCCAGCCGCACGGCGTGCTCATCTCCAGCGGGGAGGAGCGCGCCGCGCGGCGGCGGTTCAACGAGCGGGTGCTGCACCCCGACAAGATCGACGCCGAGGGCATCGTCCGCGACGAGGTCGACCTGCTGCTGCGGCACGCCCGCAGCACCGGCGCGTTGACCTGGGACGCGTTCGCGCGGGCGTGGTGGCGCGCGGCGCGGCGCATCGTGCTCGGCTCCGGCGCCCGCGACGACCACGAGGTCACCGACCTGCTGCGGCAGCTGCGCGGCAACGCCAACTGGGCCTACCTGCACCCGAAGCGGAAGCGTTTGCGCGAGCGGTTCGAGGCGCGGCTGCGCGAGCACGTGGAGCGCGGCGAGGCGGGCAGCATCGCCGGCCTCGGCGACCCGGACGAGGTCGTGGGGCAGGCGCCGCACTGGCTGTTCGCCTTCGACGCGGCCGGGATCGTCACCATGCGGGCGCTGGCCATCGGCGGCGAGGGCCACGCGGGGATCTGGGAGTCCGCGCGGCTGTGGCCCACCACGCCGGTGATCCTGCGCGAGTCCACCGAACCGACCGACTGGCACGGGACCTGGCTGCCCGCGGGCACCACGTTCATCGTGTTCGCGCCCTACTTCCACCGCGACCGCGACCGGCTGCCCTACGCCGACGAGTACGCGCCGCGGATCTGGCCGCTGCCCGCCGAACCCGGCATCGTGCCGTTCAGCGGCGGGCCGGGCGCGTGCCCGGGGCGCGACCTCGTGCTGGTCGCGGGCGGCACGGCGCTGGAGGTGCTGCGGCCGCACCTGGAGGTCCCGGTGCTGCGGGCACCCCTGCCCGCGACGCTGAACCACTTCGGACTGTCCTTCGTCACCCGGAAGTGACCGGCGGGGTTTGGCGGGGGTCCGGACGTGGCACACGGGCGCATGGACCACTCGCAGGCACCGGTGTTGCAGGCCATCGCCGACTACCACGCGCGCGGCGACTTGTCGTTCACCCCGCCCGGCCACAAGCAGGGGCGGGGTGTCGACCGGCGGGTGCTCGACGTGCTCGGCGCGGACGTGTTCAAGTCCGACGTCCTGGTGATGAACGGCCTCGACGACCGCCTGATGACCAACGGCGTGCTGTCCAAGGCGATGGACCTGATGGCCGACGCCGTGGACGCCGACCACGCGTTCTTCTCCACCTGCGGCAGCTCGCTGTCGGTCAAGACCTGCATCATCACCGTGGCCAGGCCGGGGGAGAAGCTGCTGGTCTCGCGCAACGCGCACAAGTCGGTGATCGCGGGCGTGATCATCAGCGGCATCGAGCCGGTGTGGGTGCACCCCCGCTGGGACGCGCACTGGCAGTGGGCCTACCCGCCCGGCGTGGACGAGGTGCGCGAGGCGTTCGGGCGGGCACCCGAGGCCAAGGGCATGCTGCTGATCACGCCGACCGACTACGGCACGTGCGCGGCGATCAAGGGCGTGGCGGAGGTCTGCCACTCGTTCGACCGGCCGCTGATCGTGGACGAGGCGTGGGGCGCGCACCTGCCGTTCCACCCCGACCTGCCGGCGTGGGCGATGGACGCCGGTGCCGACCTGTGCGTGACCAGCGTGCACAAGATGGGCGCGGGCCTGGAGCAGAGCTCGGTCTACCACCTGAAGGGCGACCGGATCGACCCGGCGATCCTGAGCATGCGCGCCGACCTGCTCGACACCACCAGCCCGTCCGCCCTGGTCTACGCGGCGCTGGACGGCTGGCGGCGGCAGATGGCCGAGCACGGCCACGAGCTGCTGGACCGGGCGGTGGGGCTGGCCGGCGAGGTGCGGTCGCGGCTGCGCGACCTGGTCACGGTGATCGACCGGGAGCACGTGGTGCACCCCGACCGGGCCGACGACCACGACCCGCTCAAGGTCGTGCTGGACCTCGCCGAGCTGGGCATCTCCGGCTACACGGCCAGTGACTGGCTGCGCGAGCACCACCGGGTCGACGTCGGCCTGGCCGACCACCGCCGGATCGCCGCCCAGGTCACCGTGGCCGACGACGCGTCGACCGTGGACCGGCTCTGCGACGCGGTGGCCGACCTGGTCGAGCACGCCGACGGGCTGCCCCGCGCCCGGCGCGTGGACGTGCCCGCGCCCGGCGAGCTGGAGCTGGAGCAGGCGATGCGGCCGCGCGACGCGTTCTACGCCGACGCCGACCACGTGCCGGTGCGCGAGGCCGTCGGCCGGATCTGCGCCGAGACGATCAGCCCGTACCCGCCGGGCGTGCCCGCCGCGCTGCCGGGCGAGGTCATCACCCAGCCGGTGGTGGACTACCTGCTCTCCGGCCACGAGGCCGGCATGTACCTGCCCGACCCGACCGACTCGGAATTTCGCACGATTCGCGTGGTTAGCCGGAATGGGTGATGGGTACTGTCGTCCCCGTGAGCCAGGGTGAGGAGTCCCAACAGCGGAGGTTGGCGCGCAACCTCAACGAGCTGCTGCAGGAGCTGCGCGTCGCGCAGGCCGGGGTGCAGATCCTGTTCGGCTTCCTGCTCTCGATCACGTTCACCGACCGCTACGCGGACGCGGACCGCTTCGTGCGCGGCACGCACCTGGTCACGATCCTCTTCGCCGCCGCCTCGGTCGCGCTGCTCACCGCGCCCGCGCCGTGGCACCGCATCCTGTTCCGCCGCGGCCGGCGCGAGGACGTGATCGAGGTGGCGAACCGCTTCGCCATCGCGGGCCTGGTCTTCCTGGCCCTGGCCATGGTCGGCACCGTGCTGCTGCTCGGCGAGGTCATCGTCGGCGGCTGGATCGGCATCGGGCTGGGCGTGTTCGCCGCCCTGCTGTTCGGGCTGCTGTGGTTCGTCTTCCCGCTGCGCGAGCGCGGCCGCGACACCATCGACGAGGGCGGGCCGGACGACGGGGGCGACCGGCAGGAGTGACGCCGGTCGCCCCCTCGCCTCAGCCGTTCTCGTCGGTCGCCGTGTGCGGGGCGCCCACCGGCTTGGACTGCGACGAACCCCGCTGGCGCAGGTAGACGCTGAACACCGCCATCGAGCCGATGGCCAGGAACTCCGACTGCCAGTTCTGCAGCGACCGGTTCCAGAAATCCGCCGACAGCACGTACCGGCCCCACGACACGGGGTCCTGGAAGTCGACCAGCTGCTCGTTGTTGTAGGCGCTGTGGCCGGCGATGGACTGCGCGCCCCACGAACCCAGGAACAGCGCCAGCATCACCAGGCCCAGCGAGTTGGAGTACAGGCGGGTGCGCCAACCACCCGCCCTGGCCCACGGCGGCGACTCCGGTTTCCCGTGCGCGCCGAGCGACTGCTCCTCGTCGGACTCCCGGCCCAGCCGCTTGGCGGGCTTGGACTCGGTGGAACCGCGCTGCACGAGCCACACCGTGGCGAAGATGAACACGAAGAACTGGAGGTACTCGGACTGCCAGTTCTCGGCCACGTCGACCGCGAAGTCCGACGACACCACGTACTGCCACAGGCCGACCGGGTCGCCGCCGTCGGTCAGCCTGTGCTCGTTGAGGGCCGCGTTGCCGGCGAACGCCTGGCCCACCAGGGAGGCCAGGAACAGCAACGCGAACGCCAGGCCCAGGCCGTTGTCGCGCAGGAACCTCTTCACGAGCCCACCAACCCGACGACCGCGAAGAACACCAACAACACCACCACCCCCAGCAGATAGGCGTAGAACATCCCGCGTTGCGTCACGGCCCACCCACCCCGCACGCGTACGGCCGGTCCGGCCGCGCGACGCACCCCGCGCCCGAGACGTGCCAGCCCGAGGACAGCTCCCGCAGGAACAGCACGTCGGTGTCGGTGCGCACGCGCGCCGCGTCACCCCAGACCTCGACCTCCTCGACCGGTGCGCCACCGGGGAGGTCCAACGACGAGCACTCGACGCCCTCGCGGGCCCGGTCGGTCAGCAGCGCGCAGGCGCGCTGCGAGTCGCCCGCGGCCACGGCGGAGGTGAAGTCCTCCGCCGTGCGCCGGACCAGGTCGTCGGTGCCCGAACCGCACCCGCCCGCCGCCAGCAGGGCGACGAGCACCAGGCTCGTGGCCGGACGACGGTGCCTCATGGTTGCAGCAGCACCTTGACGGCACCGTCCTGCTTGCGCTGGAAGATCTCGTAGGCGTGGGGCGCCTCGTCGAGCGGCAGGTGGTGCGTGGCGAACGAGTCGACGCCCAGCGGGTCGTCGTCGGTCAGCAGCGGCAGGATCTCCGGCACCCACCGCCACACGTTGGCCTGGCCCATGCGCAGCTGCACCTGCTTGTCGAACAGGGTCAGCATCGGCAGCGGGTCGGCCATGCCGCCGTACACGCCGGACAGCGAGATGGTGCCGCCGCGCCGCACGATGTCGATCGCCAGGCGCAGCGCGTGCAGCCGGTCCACGCCCGCCGTCTTCATGAACGGCGCCGCGATGGCGTCCGGCAGCATCCCCACGGCCTGGTGCGCCAGCTTGGCCACGGGCGCGCCGTGCGCCTCCATGCCGACCGCGTCGATCACGGCCTCCGGGCCGCGGCCGCCGGTCAGCTCGCGGATGTGCTCCACCAGGTGCTTGTCCCGCACGTTGAGCACGGTCACGCCGTTGGCCTCGGCGCGCGCCATGCGCTCGGGCACCAGGTCCACGCCGATCACCGTGCCGACGCCGCGGTGCCTGGCGATGCGGGTGGCCATGTCGCCGATCGGGCCGAGGCCGAGCACCACGAGGCTGTCGCCCGGGTCGGCGTACTCGACCGCCTGCCACGCCGTGGGCAGCACGTCGGACAGGAAGACGAACCGGTCGTCCGGCGGGCCGTCCGGCACCTTGATCGGCAGCGTGTTGCCGAACGGCACCCGCAGGTACTCGGCCTGGCCGCCGGGCACCTGGCCGTAGAGCTTGGTGTAGCCGAACAGGGCCGCGCCGGTGCCCTGCTCGCGCACCTGGGTGGTCTCGCACTGCGACTGAAGCCCCTGGCCGCACATGAAGCACGTGCCGCAGGAGACGTTGAAGGGGATCACCACCCGGTCGCCGGGCCTGACCTCGGTGACGTCGGGCCCGACCTCCTCGACCACGCCCATGGGCTCGTGGCCCAGGACGTCGCCCTCGTCGATGAACGGTCCCAGCACCTCGTACAGGTGCAGGTCCGACCCGCACAGGCCGGAGGACGTGATGCGGACGACCACGTCCGTGGACTCCTTGATGACGGGATCGGGCACGCTGTCCACGCGCACGTCCCTCTTGCCGTGCCAGGTGACGGCCTTCATCGTGACTGTCTCCTTTCGCCCGTCCGTGGCGTTCCCGTGGCGGGGTGTGGCAAACACCGGCCCGGGTACCCGCAGGTCATGAGTGCTCCAGTACCCGAATGGCCCAGGGGCGCGCCGGTGCGCGCGGTGGTGACGGGGTCCGACTCCGGGATCGGCCGGGCCGTCGCGGCGGCCCTGGCGGGCGGCGGCGTCGACGTCGGGATCACCTACCACTCCGACGCGGACGGCGCCGAGGCGACCGCGGCGGAGGTCCGCTCCTACGGGGTCCGGGCGGTCGTGCGCCGGCTGGACCTGACCGACCTGCCCGCCGCGGCGGACGTGGTCGACGAGCTGGCCGAGGAGCTGGGCGGCCTGGACATCCTGGTCAACTGCGCCGGCACCGGTTCCGCGCAGAAGGCCGTGGACATGGACTTCGAGACGTGGCGCTCGGTGCTCTCGGTGGACCTGGACGGCGCGTTCCTGTGCTCGCAGCGGGCCGTCAAGCACATGGTCGAAGCCGGCGGCGGCCGGATCGTCAACATCACCTCGGTCCACGAGCACCAGCCGCGCGTGGGCGCCGCCCCCTACTGCGCCGCCAAGGCCGGCCTGGGCGCCCTGACCAAGGTCCTGGCCCTGGAACTGGCCGAACACGGCATCACGGTCAACTCCGTGGCCCCCGGCGAGATCTCCACCCCCATGACCGGCCAGACCGACACCGACCCGAGGTCCGAACCCCGCCCCGGCATCCCCCTCGGCCGCCCCGGCCACGCCAGGGAAGTAGCCGCCGTGGTGGCCTTCCTGGCCACCCCCGCCGCTTCCTACGTAACCGGCGCCTCCTTCGTGGTGGACGGCGGCATGACCCTGATGGGCCCCCAAGCCAGCCAACTACTCCCCGACCGCTCCTGGCTAACCCCCTAGATCCCGCGCGAGTCGAACCTCCAGACCCGTCGTGTCGAACCCCCAGGACCCCCGAGTTCTACGTTCAAGCCGACCCGAACGTAGAACTCGGGGGTCCTGGACGTGGGACACGAGGGTCCTGGAGGTTCGACTCGCGCGGGTTAGCGGGACTTGGCGGTTTTGCGGTTGTTGGCCTTCTGGATGGCCTTGACCAGTTCGGGCTTGGTCATGGTGGAGCGGCCGGCGATGTCGAGCCGCTTGGCCAGGTCGTAGAGGTGCTGCTTGCTGGCGTTGGCGTCCACGCCGCCGGCGGTCTTGCCGGGCTTGGGGGTGCTGCGGGCGGCCTGCGCGTCCGAGGGCCCCTTGTGGTCCTTGGGCTCCCAGTGGTCGCCGACCTTCTCGAAGGAGTGCTTCAGCGCGGCGAACGCGGTCCGGTGCGCGCGCTGGCCCTCGCCGTAGGTCTGCACCGCCGAGTCGTGCGCCTTGATCCAGGTGCGCTGCGCCTTCTTGGGCGAGCGGGCAACGGTGCTGGGCAGCTCCTGGCTTCCGGGCATGGCTCCTCCTCAGGAGTGGTTTCACCTGCACCGCCCGGGTACCCGCAGCCCATGACGGACATGCGCGACGCCACCCTCGACGTGCCCAGCCCGCTGGACGGCCACCGGGTCGACCGCCTCACCACCCGCGAGGACGTGACCACCACCGTGCTCGCCGCCCGCGAGGCGCTGCCCGCCTGGGCCGGCACCCCCGCCGCCGGTCGGGGTGCCGCGCTGCGGGCCGCGGCCGACGCGGTCCGCGCCCGCGCCGACGAGCTGGCCACCGCGGTGGCCGAGGAGACCGGGCGCCCGTTCGACTCGGCCCGCGAGGGCGTGCTGGCCGGGGTGTCGACGCTGGAGCAGTACGCCGAGCTGGGCCCGGTGCACCGCGGCCGGTCGCTGCTCGGCTCGCCCGACGCGGCGGACTTCATGGTGCCCGAGCCGCGCGGCGTGGTCGTGGCGCTCACCCCGTGGAACGACCCGGTCGCGGTGGCGTGCGGCCTGCTCGGCGCGGCCCTGGTCACCGGCAACACCGCGGTGCACAAGCCCAGCGAGCGCTGCCCGCGCACGGGCGCGCTGCTCGGCGAGGTCATGGCGGGGCACTTCCCGCGCGGCGTGCTCCAGACCCTCGACGGCGACGGCGAGGTCGGCGCCGCGCTGGCCGCCTCACCGCACGTGGACGTCGTCGCCCACGTCGGCGGCACGGCCACCGGCCGCTCCATCGCCCAGGCGTGCGCGCGGACCGGCGCCAAGGCCCTGCTGGAGAACGGCGGCAACGACCCGCTGGTCGTCGACGGCGACGTGGACCCGGTGTGGGCGGCCGGCCAGGCGGCGCTCGGCGCGTTCACCAACGCCGGCCAGCTGTGCACCTCGGTCGAGCGGATCTACGTGCACGAGGCCGTCGCCGAGGAGTTCGTGCGAGCCCTGTGCGAGGAGGCGCGCCGCTGG
This portion of the Saccharothrix syringae genome encodes:
- a CDS encoding glycosyltransferase family 9 protein gives rise to the protein MRTIVARLDSDGDVLLAGPAVRAAAHAGEVVLLCGHGGAQAAELLPGVTRVVRWDCPWIANPAPEVRTPDIEGVVALLKGIRADVALVLTSFHQSALPLALMLRLAGVPKIVARSTDYPGSLLDVRLRDDPDVPEAERALEVARAAGFELPPGDDGRLLVRPLPEPAEVGPYVVVHPGASVPARAWSPDRCARAVVALAEAGHRVLVTGGPNEVELTGYVAGAHGVDLGGRTTFAELAGVLARADAVVVGNTGPAHLAAAVGTPVVSLFAPVVPAVRWAPYGRHVLLGDQEAPCKDSRARECPIPGHPCLDQVTPDRVVAAVAELVGVRT
- a CDS encoding glycosyltransferase; protein product: MKILLWHVHGSWTNAFVRGGHEYLLPGPPEGIGLSGRDWPNAREVDLSEVDADVAVIQRPEEIGHVPGGIPVVYLEHNTPRHPNQPHPLKDWDGTIVHVTHFNDLMWDCGSARTTVIEHGVVDPGHLYSGDLARAAVVVNEPVRRGRVVGTDLLPRFAEVAPLDVYGMKTEELGEVGRGDHDLDSLHRELARRRVYLHPVRWTSLGLSLIESMHLGMPVVALACTEVVRAVPPEAGVVSTDVDDLVRGLAGLVADPALAREKGKQAREFALANYGLDAFLRAWDRLLTGVCG
- a CDS encoding glycosyltransferase, whose translation is MRIAMVSEHASPLAALGGVDAGGQNVHVAALSAALAALGHDVEVCTRRDDPDLPERVRTDQGYDVVHVPAGPEAPLPKDELLPHMGDFARFLEQRWIAQRPDVAHGHFWMSGLASVLAGRNAGVPVVQTYHALGTVKRRHQGAGDTSPPQRIGIERMIGREAAAVAATCDDEVAELVRMGVPRAKISVVPCGVDLKRFQPEGPVERRDHPHRIVSVGRLVPRKGFEDLISALRSLPSAELVIAGGPVDVASDPEARRLLAHAERAGVRDRVRLVGQVSRASMPALLRSADVVACVPWYEPFGIVPLEAMACGKPVVASAVGGLRDTVVHNVTGVLVPPRDPLALARALGSLLVDRARREACGLAGLDRVAVRYAWERVAEDTERVYERATAGRAVAVGGTR
- a CDS encoding D-sedoheptulose-7-phosphate isomerase; the protein is MSVDTHLNGLNQTLVGLRAQAPRLTRWGALLARRLGDGGRLLAAGNGGSAAEAQHLTAELVGRFRDDRRPFSAIALCAESSSVTAIGNDYGYEQVFARQVTAHARPNDVVVLLSTSGASPNLLEAVKAGKQAGAHVWAMTGPAPNPLAEAADDALCLTGTPANVQEGQLVAVHALCAAFEAALPVEERRVS
- the rfaE2 gene encoding D-glycero-beta-D-manno-heptose 1-phosphate adenylyltransferase, whose product is MKLAVVGDCLLDVDVVGTVERVCPDAPAPVLDVAEERARPGGAGLAASLAAADGVDVTLVSAIADDADGHRLRDELAGLPAVLGRSPAPTPVKTRLRCGAHSLARVDRGGGPGTPEVTDEMLDAVLDADFVLVSDYGRGLVRDERLRAVLERVPVVWDPHPRGPAPVPGARLVTPNAAEARTFSGRPDPADAGSALRDRWRARAVVVTLGARGALLHAGGTPVAVPAPNVPVPDPCGAGDRFAATAAARLMAGAATDDAVAAAVTSAADFLLAGGASGFRPPPRVPGPRAEQMSTVDKVRARGGVVVATGGCFDLLHAGHVRTLRAARSLGDCLVVCLNSDASVRRLKGPRRPVNGGQDRIEVLRALGCVDEVVVFDEDTPERVLATLRPDIWVKGGDYSADSLPEADLVRGWGGRTVVVPYHSGRSTTDMLTRRG
- a CDS encoding SDR family oxidoreductase, giving the protein MLDQVLITGGASGLGAAVVHAVHELGGRPLVLDKAAPSSPEVADFESVDLSDTRAAERAVKAIAERNGGLRAVVTAAGIDACGRLDQVPAGDWERVVMVNLMGTAAVVRAALPMLEGGGRVVTIASTLGIKAVGDATAYCASKFGVVGFTRALAAETAGRVGVTLVIPGGMRTHFFDDREEQYRPPDDSRLNPPERVADAIVFALRQPEGCEVRELVIAHCEEGSWP